The Paracoccus seriniphilus genome includes a window with the following:
- a CDS encoding ABC transporter ATP-binding protein, translating into MASITLDNLAHSYLPDPRSESDFALKELNHEWVDGEAYALLGASGCGKSTLLNIISGLLIPSQGRVLFDGKDVTTAPTADRNIAQVFQFPVVYDTMTVYENLAFPLKNRRMEPAEIQRRVQKIAAMIGMEAQLSHKARGLTADAKQKISLGRGMVREDVNALLFDEPLTVIDPHMKWELRTQLKKLHQDFGHTMIYVTHDQTEALTFADKVVVMHDGRVVQIGTPQELFERPAHTFVGYFIGSPGMNLFDAEIEGNTARVCDAIVPLDGFYTAAGKMQIGVRPEFVRLSTGDEGIPARIRRIEDVGRHKILRLDVAGREINALAAEGENISADSNRITFAPGRINVYADDWRISPQEGTA; encoded by the coding sequence ATGGCCAGTATCACCCTCGACAATCTGGCGCATTCCTATCTGCCCGATCCGCGGTCGGAATCCGATTTTGCCCTGAAAGAGCTGAACCATGAATGGGTTGACGGCGAAGCCTATGCCCTGCTTGGCGCCTCGGGTTGCGGCAAATCCACGCTGTTGAACATCATCTCGGGTCTGTTGATCCCGTCGCAGGGCCGGGTGCTATTCGACGGAAAGGATGTGACCACCGCCCCCACTGCCGATCGCAATATTGCGCAAGTCTTTCAGTTTCCCGTCGTCTACGACACCATGACGGTCTATGAAAACCTTGCCTTTCCGCTGAAAAATCGCCGCATGGAGCCCGCCGAGATCCAGCGCCGCGTCCAGAAGATCGCCGCCATGATCGGCATGGAGGCACAGCTGAGCCACAAGGCCCGGGGGCTGACCGCCGACGCCAAGCAAAAGATCTCCCTTGGGCGCGGCATGGTCCGCGAGGATGTGAACGCCCTGCTGTTTGACGAGCCGCTGACGGTGATCGATCCCCACATGAAGTGGGAGCTGCGCACCCAGCTGAAAAAGCTGCATCAGGATTTCGGCCACACGATGATCTATGTGACTCACGACCAGACCGAGGCGCTGACCTTTGCCGACAAGGTTGTCGTCATGCATGACGGCCGCGTGGTGCAGATCGGCACGCCGCAAGAACTGTTCGAGCGCCCCGCGCATACCTTTGTCGGCTATTTCATCGGCTCGCCCGGCATGAATCTCTTCGACGCAGAGATCGAGGGCAACACCGCCCGCGTATGCGATGCCATCGTGCCGCTGGACGGTTTCTACACGGCGGCGGGCAAGATGCAGATCGGGGTGCGCCCCGAATTCGTCCGCCTTTCCACTGGTGACGAGGGCATTCCCGCCCGGATCCGCCGGATCGAGGACGTGGGCCGCCACAAGATCCTGCGCCTTGACGTCGCCGGACGCGAGATCAACGCCCTCGCGGCCGAGGGCGAGAACATATCGGCTGACAGCAACCGGATCACCTTCGCGCCGGGACGGATCAACGTCTATGCCGATGACTGGCGCATCTCACCGCAGGAGGGCACAGCATGA
- a CDS encoding carbohydrate ABC transporter permease, producing the protein MNKTVNQKAWFLVLPVLLLVAFSAVIPLMTVVNYSVQDTFGNNQFFWAGLDWFDDMLHSDRMWNALGRQLMFSAIILAIEVPLGIFVALNMPKRGFWASFCLVVMSLPLLIPWNVVGTIWQIFGRVDIGLLGYALDRLGIDYNYTQNSLDAWITVIVMDVWHWTSLIALLAYAGLRSIPDAYYQAAKIDQASRWSVFRYIELPKMAGVLMIAILLRFMDSFMIYTEPFVVTGGGPGNATTFLSIDLVKMALGQFDLGPAAAFSLMYFLVIMAISWVFYTVMTTLDNRDGK; encoded by the coding sequence ATGAACAAGACCGTCAATCAAAAGGCGTGGTTTCTGGTCCTGCCGGTGCTCTTGCTGGTCGCCTTCTCGGCCGTCATCCCGCTGATGACCGTGGTGAACTATTCGGTTCAGGATACCTTCGGAAACAACCAGTTCTTCTGGGCGGGCCTCGACTGGTTCGATGACATGCTGCATTCCGACCGCATGTGGAACGCGCTGGGACGGCAGCTGATGTTCTCGGCGATCATTCTGGCGATCGAGGTGCCACTGGGCATCTTCGTTGCCCTGAACATGCCGAAAAGAGGCTTCTGGGCCTCGTTCTGCCTGGTCGTCATGTCCCTGCCCCTGCTGATCCCGTGGAACGTCGTCGGCACGATCTGGCAGATCTTTGGCCGCGTCGACATCGGCCTGCTGGGCTATGCGCTGGATCGGCTGGGCATCGACTACAATTACACCCAGAACAGCCTTGACGCATGGATCACGGTCATCGTCATGGACGTCTGGCACTGGACCTCGTTGATCGCGCTGCTGGCCTATGCCGGTTTGCGGTCAATCCCTGACGCCTATTATCAGGCCGCCAAGATCGATCAGGCCAGCCGCTGGTCGGTGTTTCGCTACATCGAACTGCCCAAGATGGCCGGCGTGTTGATGATCGCGATCCTGTTGCGCTTCATGGACAGTTTCATGATCTACACCGAACCTTTCGTCGTGACCGGTGGAGGCCCCGGAAATGCGACGACCTTCCTGTCGATCGACCTTGTGAAGATGGCGCTGGGTCAGTTCGACCTTGGCCCGGCTGCAGCATTCAGCCTGATGTATTTCCTTGTGATCATGGCGATCAGCTGGGTGTTCTACACGGTCATGACGACCCTTGATAACCGGGATGGCAAGTAG
- a CDS encoding carbohydrate ABC transporter permease yields the protein MQEIAGETPPRQQRRRRLSGRAVVMALYLLFLMLPIYWLLNMSLKTNSEILGTFSLWPRNLTFANYQTILTDPSWYMGYVNSLIYVVMNTVISLAVALPAAYAFSRYSFMGDKHLFFWLLTNRMAPPAVFALPFFQLYSSIGLFDTHVAVALAHCLFNVPLAVWILEGFMRGVPREIDETAYIDGYSFPAFFIKIFTPLIASGIGVAAFFCFMFSWVELLLSRTLTSVDAKPIAATMTRTVGAAGVDWGVLAAAGVLTILPGALVIYFVRNYIAKGFALGRV from the coding sequence ATGCAAGAGATCGCAGGCGAAACCCCACCCAGGCAGCAGCGCAGGCGGCGGCTCTCGGGACGGGCCGTGGTGATGGCGCTTTATCTGCTGTTTCTGATGCTGCCGATCTATTGGCTGTTGAACATGAGCCTGAAGACCAATTCCGAGATTCTCGGAACCTTCAGCCTCTGGCCGCGCAATCTGACCTTTGCGAATTACCAGACGATCCTGACCGACCCAAGCTGGTATATGGGATATGTCAATTCGCTGATCTACGTGGTGATGAACACGGTCATCAGCCTTGCCGTGGCCTTGCCGGCCGCCTATGCCTTCAGCCGCTACAGCTTCATGGGCGACAAGCATCTGTTCTTCTGGCTGCTGACCAATCGCATGGCCCCGCCCGCCGTCTTTGCCCTGCCCTTCTTCCAGCTGTATTCCTCGATCGGTCTCTTTGATACCCATGTCGCCGTCGCCCTGGCCCATTGCCTGTTCAACGTCCCCCTGGCCGTCTGGATTCTCGAAGGATTCATGCGCGGTGTGCCCAGGGAAATCGACGAGACAGCCTATATCGACGGCTATTCCTTTCCGGCCTTCTTCATCAAGATATTCACTCCGCTGATCGCCAGCGGCATCGGCGTCGCGGCGTTCTTCTGCTTCATGTTCTCATGGGTCGAACTGTTGCTCAGCCGAACGCTGACCTCGGTGGATGCCAAACCGATTGCCGCCACCATGACCCGCACAGTCGGAGCCGCCGGCGTCGACTGGGGCGTGCTGGCCGCGGCGGGTGTCCTGACGATCCTGCCGGGGGCCTTGGTCATCTATTTCGTGCGCAACTACATCGCCAAGGGCTTTGCCCTGGGACGGGTGTGA
- a CDS encoding DUF2160 domain-containing protein produces MLDWMAWTWPTAVFFLIIAVLLITFTALAIKFPEVPRKGILRIETTRGDRLFITLLGSAFINLLWLAAGPGPQPYALILCLVYAAAVFRWV; encoded by the coding sequence ATGCTTGACTGGATGGCATGGACATGGCCGACAGCGGTGTTTTTCCTGATCATTGCGGTGCTTCTGATCACCTTTACCGCGCTGGCGATCAAGTTCCCCGAGGTGCCGCGCAAGGGGATCCTGAGGATCGAGACCACGCGTGGGGATCGCCTGTTCATCACGCTGCTGGGCTCTGCCTTCATCAATCTGCTGTGGCTGGCCGCGGGTCCTGGCCCGCAGCCCTATGCGCTGATCCTTTGCCTGGTCTATGCCGCTGCGGTCTTCCGCTGGGTCTAG